The following proteins are co-located in the Rippkaea orientalis PCC 8801 genome:
- a CDS encoding DNA cytosine methyltransferase, protein MMSTISLNATNFIFDMKAISLFSGGGIGDLALGQAGFKVVVANEILEDRAEVFRYNYPDTNMIIGQIIKNISEILDTTNKILK, encoded by the coding sequence ATGATGTCAACCATAAGTCTCAATGCGACCAATTTTATTTTTGATATGAAAGCGATTAGTCTTTTTTCGGGTGGTGGAATTGGCGATTTAGCCTTGGGTCAGGCTGGCTTTAAGGTTGTTGTTGCCAATGAGATCCTCGAAGATCGAGCCGAAGTCTTTAGGTATAACTATCCTGATACTAACATGATTATCGGCCAAATTATAAAGAATATTTCTGAAATTTTAGATACGACCAATAAAATTCTCAAGTGA
- a CDS encoding cyanoexosortase B system-associated protein, whose product MNSLKSRVGLTMALSKGKKKISLAQIIIVFLLSVAIAMAAIPGYLTGKWTWADLPPVAGIQQLAKLKTTGLSLPGWTTIAQKKIRIGGNDWSIQLIEKPGQDPITLMLMPQNYYKNHPNVEWTDIQGIEKWKTDSHKVLTFTTPEGSSNQVKAQFFRGWNKQTVAVVQWYAWTQGGHFASHRWFWQDQIAQLHRQRVPWIAVCLQIPVEPLSNVKEIEELAKSLAQTVQTTLDKQIFSL is encoded by the coding sequence ATGAATAGTCTTAAATCTAGAGTTGGCTTAACAATGGCTTTATCCAAGGGAAAAAAGAAAATTTCTCTAGCACAAATTATTATTGTTTTCCTCTTGAGTGTGGCCATTGCGATGGCAGCCATACCCGGCTATTTAACCGGAAAATGGACTTGGGCGGATTTACCTCCTGTAGCTGGAATTCAACAGTTAGCCAAGCTAAAAACAACGGGTTTATCCTTACCTGGATGGACAACCATTGCTCAGAAAAAAATCAGAATTGGGGGTAACGACTGGTCTATACAACTGATTGAAAAACCCGGTCAAGATCCCATTACCTTAATGCTCATGCCCCAAAATTACTACAAAAACCATCCTAATGTGGAATGGACAGATATTCAGGGTATAGAGAAATGGAAAACCGATTCCCACAAAGTCTTAACCTTCACAACGCCAGAAGGCTCATCCAATCAAGTCAAAGCTCAATTTTTTCGAGGATGGAACAAACAAACCGTTGCCGTCGTTCAATGGTACGCTTGGACTCAAGGAGGACACTTTGCTTCCCATCGTTGGTTTTGGCAAGATCAGATAGCTCAACTACATCGTCAACGAGTGCCCTGGATAGCAGTGTGTCTACAAATTCCTGTTGAACCTCTGAGTAATGTCAAGGAAATAGAAGAATTAGCGAAATCCTTGGCTCAAACAGTTCAAACTACCCTAGATAAACAAATTTTTTCCCTGTAA
- a CDS encoding Uma2 family endonuclease, whose amino-acid sequence MTISPIIDKASREVLNEIIYPQGEFWSDEPPLESDLHLRQILLLIQCLEWFWQDKKDYFATGNLTIYYSPNQKKSEYFRGPDFFVVLDTEKHSRKSWVVWQEGGKYPNVIVEILSDSTAKVDKEEKKKIYQDIFRTPNYFWFDPDSLEFQGFALNNGEYEPIEPTEQGWLWSQQLGLYLGIKDDKLRYFTPDGELVLTPEEAAKQAQQSLKQAEQLLQEEREKARQLEERLKSLGFDLTEN is encoded by the coding sequence ATGACTATTTCCCCAATTATTGACAAGGCTTCTAGAGAAGTCCTAAATGAGATAATCTATCCCCAAGGCGAATTTTGGAGTGATGAACCCCCATTGGAAAGCGATTTACATCTGAGACAAATTTTATTGTTAATTCAATGTTTAGAATGGTTTTGGCAAGATAAAAAAGATTATTTTGCCACGGGGAATTTAACCATTTATTACAGTCCCAACCAAAAGAAATCTGAATATTTTCGTGGACCTGATTTTTTTGTCGTCTTGGACACGGAGAAACATTCGCGTAAAAGTTGGGTGGTTTGGCAAGAAGGAGGTAAGTATCCTAATGTTATTGTAGAAATTCTGTCTGATAGTACTGCTAAAGTGGATAAGGAAGAAAAGAAAAAAATTTATCAAGATATCTTTCGGACTCCTAATTATTTTTGGTTTGATCCCGATAGTTTAGAATTTCAAGGGTTTGCTTTAAATAATGGTGAATATGAACCGATTGAACCCACTGAACAAGGTTGGTTATGGAGTCAACAATTAGGATTATATTTAGGGATTAAAGACGATAAATTGCGTTATTTTACCCCTGATGGTGAATTAGTTTTAACTCCTGAAGAGGCAGCTAAACAAGCTCAACAATCATTAAAACAAGCTGAACAATTATTACAAGAAGAACGGGAAAAAGCAAGGCAATTAGAAGAAAGATTGAAAAGTTTAGGATTTGATCTGACTGAAAATTAA
- the crtB gene encoding cyanoexosortase B, producing the protein MQAVEKLPSFIERNLGNCLIAVLLGIIYGPILIHWYDGWLNKSISIEHEYFSHGILGLPYAAYIIFHENRQKWRQLDNKSHPLGGFLLLIGIAFYINGSIELANLSFPIILGGIFLWLKGMPGLKLNGFPLLLIFLATPNSIPYLLTPYTLPLQTFIANVAGFILMQLGLDVRVDQIYLAVNDRFVEVAPYCAGLKMMFTSLYVSLLLLHWSGNLTNRKRIITLLSGAVIISIAANIVRNTLLSLFHGYGNDKAFASLHEGTGGDLYSVLMLVIIVALNWSLDKMEIQQKELIELEGENPDE; encoded by the coding sequence ATGCAAGCTGTTGAGAAACTACCCTCATTTATTGAACGCAACTTGGGCAATTGTTTAATTGCTGTATTACTTGGCATTATCTACGGACCGATTCTAATCCATTGGTATGATGGATGGCTAAATAAAAGCATTAGCATTGAACACGAATACTTTAGCCATGGAATCCTAGGTTTACCCTATGCAGCCTATATTATCTTTCATGAAAATCGTCAAAAATGGCGACAACTTGATAACAAAAGCCACCCCCTAGGAGGGTTTTTATTATTAATAGGAATTGCCTTTTATATCAATGGTTCCATCGAATTAGCCAATCTATCATTTCCCATTATATTAGGGGGAATTTTCCTCTGGCTCAAGGGAATGCCTGGATTAAAACTCAATGGGTTTCCCTTGTTATTGATCTTTTTAGCTACCCCTAATTCTATTCCCTATTTGTTAACCCCTTACACCTTACCGCTACAAACCTTTATTGCTAACGTTGCCGGATTTATTTTAATGCAATTAGGACTTGATGTTAGGGTGGATCAAATTTACCTAGCCGTCAATGATCGGTTTGTAGAAGTAGCTCCCTATTGTGCTGGATTAAAAATGATGTTTACCAGTCTTTATGTGAGTTTATTATTATTGCACTGGAGTGGCAATTTGACAAATCGCAAAAGAATTATTACTTTATTAAGTGGTGCTGTCATTATTAGTATTGCAGCTAATATTGTTCGCAATACCTTACTGTCTTTATTTCATGGCTATGGCAATGATAAAGCTTTCGCCAGTCTCCATGAAGGAACGGGAGGAGATCTTTATTCTGTCCTCATGTTAGTCATAATAGTAGCTCTTAATTGGAGCTTAGATAAAATGGAAATTCAACAAAAGGAACTCATCGAGTTAGAGGGAGAAAATCCCGATGAATAG
- a CDS encoding protein kinase family protein: MGNAHLKLSLYNNRKILTNKKMLFNHDIQLPPRRVQLPQYGETIENKGKKYSIGKQIGSGNFGKVFECSDDWGNELVAKIIMPQKRSYKEVQQEWKEELKKLLTFRHPNITYIYDAFEYKDTCYLIIEYCDYTLQDIFKNCDQELRESLIPYIAKDLLQGIDFIHSIDYVHKDIHPGHVFVRITKSQSTEENTHFICKIGDLGISNLENNIDQFNTILAQWMLPPEFLNSQKFGSINRQVDIYHTGLLLLSLLLGTTRKV, from the coding sequence GTGGGCAATGCCCACCTTAAATTAAGCCTTTATAATAATAGAAAAATACTAACTAATAAAAAAATGCTTTTTAATCATGATATCCAATTACCTCCAAGAAGAGTTCAATTACCTCAATACGGGGAAACAATAGAAAATAAAGGTAAAAAATATTCGATAGGTAAACAAATTGGTTCTGGTAATTTCGGAAAAGTTTTTGAGTGTTCTGATGATTGGGGCAATGAACTTGTTGCCAAAATTATTATGCCTCAGAAGAGAAGTTATAAAGAAGTACAACAAGAGTGGAAAGAAGAACTTAAAAAATTACTAACTTTTCGACATCCTAATATTACCTATATCTATGATGCTTTTGAATACAAAGACACTTGTTACTTGATTATTGAATATTGCGATTATACACTCCAAGATATTTTCAAGAATTGTGATCAAGAATTGCGTGAATCATTAATACCATACATCGCAAAAGATCTATTACAAGGAATAGATTTTATTCATAGTATCGATTATGTTCATAAAGATATCCATCCTGGTCATGTATTTGTTCGCATAACCAAGAGTCAGTCAACAGAAGAAAATACGCATTTTATCTGTAAAATTGGAGATTTAGGAATTAGTAATTTAGAAAATAATATTGATCAATTCAATACTATATTAGCTCAATGGATGTTACCCCCAGAGTTTTTAAATTCTCAAAAATTTGGCTCAATTAATAGACAGGTTGATATTTATCACACAGGGTTACTTTTACTAAGTTTGCTATTAGGCACTACCCGAAAAGTTTAA
- a CDS encoding DNA cytosine methyltransferase: protein MDSVFQAHSGFQDNLTHNSKKDEKGINKASLETPIFCVKCGALLPRPWVKDSNGYRLMKGYKSTYKRMSWDSPASTLTRNLSYTCSDKKLHSSQNRVLSLYEAMKLHTISNYHFCWRRADGKKVSDKLIREIIGESIPPAGLEKIFEFLVNLLENTRPDS, encoded by the coding sequence TTGGACTCAGTTTTTCAAGCCCATAGTGGTTTTCAAGATAATCTTACCCATAACTCTAAGAAAGATGAAAAAGGAATCAATAAAGCTAGTTTAGAAACGCCAATCTTTTGTGTCAAATGTGGTGCATTGCTTCCGCGTCCTTGGGTTAAAGATAGCAATGGATATCGTTTGATGAAAGGCTATAAAAGTACATACAAGAGAATGAGTTGGGACTCCCCTGCTAGTACTCTTACACGCAATTTATCCTATACTTGTAGTGATAAAAAACTGCATTCTTCTCAAAATAGGGTATTATCATTGTACGAAGCGATGAAACTTCATACAATATCAAATTATCATTTTTGCTGGAGACGTGCTGATGGAAAAAAAGTCAGTGATAAATTAATTCGAGAAATAATAGGTGAAAGTATTCCTCCCGCAGGATTAGAAAAAATATTTGAATTTCTTGTCAATTTATTAGAGAACACTCGACCCGACTCTTAA
- a CDS encoding pentapeptide repeat-containing protein has protein sequence MSDYSPVLHLVTFHNPYPNCVSLKLDTMGSQSSSGQIMLQLQGHFNEQEKDLLNGHLKFGLKGGILSLELENGEIIYPEPLLEDWAQLQTQSSVNPSWELTPKTGASILKIDNITVPFAIIQPQTEPLYLTVTLKVTPQNLSITNAEGLWRHDIHPNQHAILERVLAQFLYKNRLSSHLCRLVFSSNKGTHQATLEDYPSQELDSHELAQLHQRIEQLYAANTHNLAELIKLAHFNPLTDLAGGNFLAAELSAVELSGANLTQTNFRGANLTDAELSEAILNYCKFSGADLSGAYLGNAQLVKADFHRASLAVANLIGANLTEANLREANLIDTNLSGATVKNAKFGENPGMTPELEQSLRERGAIFVHNP, from the coding sequence ATGTCAGACTATTCGCCTGTTCTTCATCTTGTCACCTTCCATAACCCCTATCCTAACTGTGTTTCCCTCAAATTAGACACCATGGGGAGTCAATCCTCATCGGGCCAGATAATGCTTCAGTTACAGGGACACTTCAACGAACAGGAAAAAGACCTCCTCAATGGTCATCTGAAATTCGGTTTAAAGGGGGGTATACTATCACTTGAACTGGAAAATGGAGAAATAATCTATCCTGAACCCTTACTAGAAGATTGGGCACAACTTCAAACCCAGTCGTCTGTCAATCCAAGTTGGGAATTAACCCCAAAAACTGGGGCATCTATCCTAAAAATCGATAATATTACTGTTCCTTTCGCCATTATTCAACCTCAAACTGAGCCATTATATCTAACAGTCACCTTAAAAGTCACTCCTCAAAACCTTTCTATTACCAATGCAGAAGGGTTATGGCGGCACGATATTCACCCCAACCAACACGCGATATTAGAACGGGTATTAGCCCAATTTTTGTATAAAAATCGCTTATCTTCCCATTTGTGCCGTTTAGTTTTTAGCTCTAATAAGGGGACTCATCAGGCAACCCTAGAAGACTATCCTAGCCAAGAACTTGACTCCCATGAATTAGCTCAACTGCATCAACGCATTGAACAGCTTTACGCTGCCAATACCCATAATTTAGCTGAATTGATCAAATTAGCGCATTTTAACCCTTTAACAGACCTAGCAGGAGGCAATTTTTTAGCGGCTGAATTAAGCGCAGTGGAGTTAAGTGGAGCGAATCTGACTCAAACCAATTTTCGAGGAGCGAATTTGACCGATGCAGAGTTAAGCGAGGCTATCCTAAACTATTGTAAATTCAGTGGAGCCGACTTAAGTGGGGCTTATTTAGGCAATGCTCAATTAGTGAAAGCGGATTTTCATCGCGCGAGTTTAGCCGTTGCTAACCTCATTGGGGCGAATCTAACGGAAGCTAACTTAAGGGAAGCTAACTTAATTGACACTAATTTAAGCGGAGCAACCGTTAAAAACGCAAAATTCGGCGAAAATCCAGGCATGACCCCAGAATTAGAGCAGAGTTTACGCGAACGCGGTGCAATTTTTGTCCATAATCCTTAA
- a CDS encoding DegT/DnrJ/EryC1/StrS family aminotransferase — protein MTSPSVTVPFVDLSLQHRPIETAINQAIQTVIQRGDFVLGEAVKSFETAFSQACGVNYGVGVASGTDAITLGLKACGIGHGDEVLVPANTFIATVIGVIHSGATPILVDCDPQTALIDLNRAAKAITPKTKAIVPVHLYGQMVSPRELLDFAQAYDILIFEDAAQAHLAERDGYRAGSVGKAAAFSFYPSKNLGAFGNGGMVVTSDEEIAQTVRTLRNYGAPSKYYHTEAGTNSRLDTIQAAILGVKLPHLQQWNQQRNQAAKTYDHLLESLGEKGIIPLENQSDLGHVYHLYVIQILETFPLTREAVQDYLKERGIQSGIHYPIPCHLQPAYKSLGYNLGDFPNAEKLCQTILSFPMYPGLNQQQIEEVVEQLALIK, from the coding sequence ATGACATCACCCTCTGTAACCGTTCCATTTGTAGACCTCAGTCTACAACATCGACCCATAGAAACCGCCATAAATCAAGCCATACAAACGGTAATTCAACGAGGGGATTTTGTCCTCGGAGAAGCCGTAAAATCCTTTGAAACGGCTTTTTCTCAAGCGTGTGGCGTTAATTATGGAGTGGGGGTTGCTTCGGGAACCGATGCAATTACCTTAGGGTTGAAAGCGTGCGGTATCGGTCACGGTGATGAGGTGCTGGTTCCGGCCAATACCTTTATTGCTACGGTTATTGGAGTGATTCACAGTGGAGCCACGCCTATTTTAGTCGATTGTGACCCCCAAACGGCATTAATTGACTTAAATAGGGCAGCAAAAGCCATTACCCCCAAAACAAAAGCCATTGTTCCTGTTCATCTGTACGGACAAATGGTGTCTCCTAGAGAGTTATTAGACTTTGCCCAAGCCTACGATATCTTGATTTTTGAGGATGCAGCCCAAGCCCATTTAGCCGAACGAGACGGGTATCGCGCGGGTTCGGTAGGTAAAGCCGCTGCTTTTAGCTTCTATCCCAGTAAGAATTTAGGAGCTTTTGGCAATGGGGGGATGGTGGTGACTTCCGATGAAGAAATCGCTCAAACTGTTAGAACCCTACGCAATTACGGAGCTCCGAGTAAATATTATCATACCGAAGCGGGAACCAATAGTCGTCTTGATACCATACAAGCTGCTATTTTAGGGGTTAAGTTACCCCATTTGCAACAATGGAATCAACAGCGTAATCAAGCTGCCAAAACCTATGATCACCTGTTAGAATCTTTAGGAGAAAAGGGGATTATTCCCTTAGAAAATCAGAGCGATCTCGGCCATGTTTATCACCTTTATGTGATCCAAATTCTTGAAACTTTTCCCTTGACTCGTGAAGCAGTCCAAGACTATCTAAAAGAGCGAGGGATTCAATCAGGGATTCACTATCCGATTCCTTGTCATTTACAACCCGCTTATAAAAGCTTAGGCTATAACTTGGGAGATTTTCCTAACGCAGAAAAGCTTTGTCAAACTATTTTATCTTTCCCTATGTATCCTGGTTTAAATCAACAACAGATCGAGGAGGTAGTAGAACAATTAGCATTAATTAAATAA
- a CDS encoding exopolysaccharide transport family protein, producing the protein MAPPIVTRFLISFEQNKWLGFLTFLTALGISGVVAVQPPPPPPPPTYKAIGQLSFRKPPPAFTTTGTELQAQGRSISKEMLLSEPVLRGAMDKLQLNVEEIRKIRDENLKIVLPGEEKEDKEAETSPSQAILLEYTDKQSPTRSTLILETLMKEMVDYSRWLNTSELRSRIEGLTTRLAQVQKDLTAAENRFYRYISKEGSDLLAIQDGSLFSGITSAQQRQRELQLALQEVEGRISSLTNQLGLTPKQAYSSVALSADPIIANLRARIVGIELQLERDQLDLKKEHPKIVKLLKEKKVSETLLKQRAQELMGAQELAPLPLEQIRQDSSLDPQRQQLANQLLALQTQREGLVKQLQSVITTEKKLREEYEKFPNKQLQQAQLVQAVEFQRIVYQNILTALVDAQSAEAETVGSLTIALPPTYQPSPPYSPERRNRLLTVLAGGGIGIVAGAGVILLLALIDNRLHTAQELRDSLSEREVPLLGQLPFIYTSLLREDESPVLLDADASDLGFYERFRSNLRRLTPDTSNVILITSISNEEGKSVTAYNLAIASAHAGKRTLLVEADLRAPSKAKWLEVTPDSEASVEPLRYYGDRTGSIQLVPGVTNLYILPSPGSQRQAAAIIESSELQLVLKDVRGRFDLVIIDSPSLSRCNDALLLEPLTDGLVLVTRPGYTRSSLLNETIDQFTEAEVPVIGAVINAVEDLVPPEPSPSVSEVETDEEKEEEKEPQEVMVN; encoded by the coding sequence ATGGCTCCCCCAATTGTTACCAGATTTTTGATCTCCTTTGAGCAAAATAAATGGCTTGGGTTCCTCACCTTTCTGACAGCTCTGGGAATCTCAGGGGTAGTTGCCGTACAGCCGCCGCCGCCGCCTCCTCCTCCAACGTATAAAGCGATTGGACAATTATCTTTTCGTAAGCCCCCACCAGCCTTTACGACAACAGGAACTGAGCTACAAGCCCAAGGAAGGTCAATTAGTAAGGAGATGCTCTTGTCTGAACCTGTGCTGAGGGGAGCTATGGACAAATTGCAACTCAACGTCGAAGAAATTCGGAAAATTCGCGATGAAAATCTCAAAATTGTTTTGCCTGGAGAAGAAAAAGAAGACAAGGAAGCTGAAACCTCTCCATCACAAGCGATTCTCCTTGAATACACAGATAAACAATCCCCCACCCGCTCCACCTTAATTTTAGAAACCTTGATGAAGGAAATGGTGGATTACAGTCGTTGGCTCAATACATCTGAATTACGCAGCCGTATTGAAGGACTGACTACCCGACTCGCTCAAGTACAAAAAGATTTAACGGCGGCGGAAAATCGATTTTATCGTTATATCAGCAAAGAGGGTTCAGACTTATTAGCGATTCAAGATGGCAGTCTATTTAGTGGGATTACCAGTGCCCAACAACGTCAAAGAGAACTACAATTAGCCCTTCAAGAAGTTGAAGGTCGCATTAGCAGTTTAACGAATCAATTAGGATTAACCCCTAAACAGGCCTATAGTTCAGTTGCCCTCAGTGCTGACCCGATTATTGCGAATCTACGCGCTAGAATTGTTGGGATAGAACTCCAACTCGAACGGGACCAACTCGATTTAAAGAAGGAACATCCCAAAATTGTTAAGTTATTAAAAGAGAAAAAAGTTAGTGAAACCCTTTTAAAACAAAGGGCTCAAGAATTAATGGGTGCTCAAGAGTTAGCCCCTCTTCCCCTAGAGCAAATTCGTCAAGATAGTAGTCTAGATCCCCAAAGACAACAATTAGCGAATCAACTTTTGGCTCTACAAACCCAACGCGAAGGGTTAGTCAAGCAATTGCAATCAGTCATTACAACTGAGAAAAAGCTACGAGAAGAATACGAAAAGTTCCCCAACAAGCAATTACAACAGGCTCAACTGGTACAAGCAGTAGAATTTCAACGAATTGTTTACCAGAATATTTTAACGGCATTGGTAGATGCCCAATCAGCCGAAGCGGAAACCGTTGGCAGTTTAACCATCGCCCTTCCACCAACCTATCAACCGAGTCCCCCCTATTCACCTGAACGGAGAAATCGCTTACTGACCGTTCTAGCAGGTGGCGGTATTGGTATTGTAGCCGGAGCGGGGGTTATTCTTTTACTAGCCTTAATTGATAATCGTTTACATACTGCCCAAGAACTGCGAGATTCCCTATCAGAACGAGAAGTTCCCCTCTTGGGACAGTTGCCCTTTATCTACACTTCTCTGTTACGCGAAGACGAAAGTCCCGTGTTATTGGATGCAGATGCCAGTGATCTCGGCTTTTATGAGCGATTTCGCAGTAATCTCCGCCGTTTAACCCCAGATACTTCTAATGTTATTCTGATCACTAGCATTAGCAATGAAGAAGGCAAAAGCGTCACGGCCTATAATTTGGCTATTGCTTCAGCCCATGCTGGAAAACGAACCTTACTGGTAGAAGCCGATTTACGCGCTCCTTCTAAGGCGAAATGGTTGGAGGTAACTCCGGATTCTGAGGCCAGTGTGGAACCCTTACGTTACTATGGCGATCGCACGGGTTCAATTCAGTTGGTTCCTGGGGTCACAAATCTCTATATCTTACCCAGTCCTGGTTCCCAACGACAGGCAGCAGCGATTATTGAATCGAGTGAACTGCAATTAGTCCTCAAAGATGTTCGGGGACGCTTTGATCTTGTCATTATCGATAGTCCCTCTTTATCTCGTTGTAATGATGCTTTGTTGCTAGAACCTTTGACGGATGGACTGGTATTAGTGACGCGGCCTGGTTATACTCGGTCTAGTTTATTAAATGAAACGATCGATCAGTTCACAGAAGCAGAAGTCCCTGTGATCGGTGCGGTAATTAATGCCGTTGAAGATTTAGTTCCCCCTGAGCCTAGTCCATCCGTCTCAGAAGTAGAAACTGATGAGGAGAAAGAAGAAGAAAAAGAACCCCAAGAAGTTATGGTTAATTAA
- a CDS encoding polysaccharide biosynthesis/export family protein gives MSSIIYTVSSGLTFWSLTEALGRHRALSQTSSPESLESVPYQVPRPTFRNQDIPPQSYSPPLFDLNQSEQFNLYRLAIGDSVNVIVQDFPEFSFAGAIDPEGQIRVPFLGKISLVGLTLDEVQTKIAYELSQSYLQEEPEVIAVLGTPRPVQLTVLGEVFRPGYYFFNPGITLNNLLVSVGGSTPRADLRSIIVRRRLVDGTELEERVDLYSPLVEGQRLPEFRLQGGDTVIVSKLEAGQQDYDQTLIARTNLAQPSITVRVLIPDDRSGGVAIRSITLRNGSTFLDAAATLPPNIPLLTEEEVTLLRFDPEQGRVVTQGLNPIKTVESLDVTQYVTLRDQDVIVVSRTLLGKVYAAFRILTRPIRDLFSFTSFFLNFTDTFDD, from the coding sequence ATGTCCTCAATAATCTATACAGTGTCCAGTGGACTCACCTTTTGGAGCCTAACAGAAGCATTAGGAAGACACAGAGCATTAAGTCAGACTTCGAGCCCAGAGTCCCTGGAATCGGTACCATACCAGGTTCCTCGTCCTACCTTTAGAAATCAAGATATTCCGCCTCAAAGCTATTCTCCCCCCCTATTTGATCTCAATCAATCCGAACAGTTTAACCTCTATCGACTGGCGATCGGAGATAGTGTTAATGTGATTGTGCAGGATTTCCCTGAATTTAGTTTTGCCGGAGCAATTGATCCCGAAGGTCAAATTCGCGTTCCTTTTTTGGGAAAAATCTCCCTAGTGGGATTGACGTTAGATGAAGTTCAGACCAAAATTGCCTATGAATTATCCCAAAGTTACTTACAAGAAGAACCAGAAGTCATCGCCGTTTTAGGGACTCCAAGGCCAGTTCAACTGACAGTATTAGGAGAAGTGTTTCGTCCAGGTTACTATTTCTTTAATCCAGGAATCACCTTGAATAACCTTTTAGTATCAGTGGGAGGAAGTACTCCTAGAGCCGATTTACGCTCAATCATCGTGCGTCGTCGCTTGGTGGATGGAACCGAACTAGAAGAAAGGGTAGATCTCTACAGTCCGTTAGTAGAAGGTCAGCGTTTGCCAGAGTTTCGGCTCCAGGGAGGAGATACAGTGATTGTTTCCAAACTCGAAGCCGGACAACAAGATTATGACCAGACCTTAATTGCTCGAACCAATTTAGCTCAGCCATCCATTACGGTCCGTGTCTTAATTCCTGATGACCGCTCAGGAGGGGTTGCCATCCGTAGCATCACCTTACGCAATGGCAGCACATTTCTAGATGCGGCCGCGACTCTCCCGCCGAACATTCCATTACTGACCGAAGAAGAAGTGACACTACTACGATTTGACCCCGAACAGGGTCGAGTTGTTACTCAAGGACTCAATCCCATTAAAACGGTTGAAAGTCTAGATGTGACTCAATACGTTACCCTACGGGATCAAGATGTAATTGTCGTTAGTCGGACCTTACTTGGAAAAGTCTATGCTGCCTTCCGAATCTTAACGCGGCCAATTCGGGATTTGTTCAGTTTTACCAGTTTTTTCCTCAATTTTACAGATACCTTTGATGATTAA
- a CDS encoding ABC transporter permease — protein MSPNSLILNNNPQNNLWSKAWRRFRRDRLALLGLTILTIIIVAILIGPILYRVPIDAIDFAQSSAPPSWQHPFGTNALGQDQLSRVLFGGRISLTVGIAAMGVAIFLGTAIGAIAGFYGGIIDSLLMRLTDLFLSLPQLPLLLLIVYLFRDTLKTVAGPELGIFILVVVVIGGLNWMSVARLVRGNVLKLREMEFMSAATALGASPRRLILIHLLPNVLSVIIVAATLAVGNGIITESTLSFLGLGFPPDVPTWGQMLFQAKDYLTSAPHMALFPGLAIFLTVLSINYLGDGLRDALDPKTYN, from the coding sequence ATGTCCCCTAACTCCTTAATCCTAAACAATAATCCCCAAAACAATCTTTGGTCAAAAGCGTGGCGAAGATTTAGGCGCGATCGCCTTGCTTTATTGGGACTAACTATTCTAACAATAATTATTGTAGCCATTCTCATTGGACCTATATTGTATCGAGTTCCTATTGATGCCATTGATTTTGCTCAATCTTCTGCTCCCCCCAGTTGGCAACATCCCTTTGGAACGAATGCACTGGGACAGGATCAACTATCTAGGGTGCTCTTTGGGGGACGCATCTCCTTAACGGTGGGAATAGCAGCGATGGGGGTAGCCATTTTTTTAGGAACCGCTATTGGTGCGATCGCGGGATTTTATGGGGGGATCATCGATAGTTTATTAATGCGGTTAACGGATTTATTCCTATCTTTGCCTCAGTTACCCCTATTATTGTTAATTGTCTATTTATTTCGGGATACCCTTAAAACCGTTGCCGGACCTGAATTGGGGATTTTTATCCTCGTTGTTGTGGTTATTGGGGGACTCAATTGGATGTCCGTGGCTAGATTAGTCCGGGGAAATGTTTTAAAATTGCGCGAAATGGAATTTATGAGTGCAGCCACTGCCCTAGGAGCGAGTCCCCGTCGCTTAATCTTAATCCATCTTTTACCCAATGTTCTCAGTGTCATTATTGTTGCAGCTACCCTCGCGGTAGGCAATGGGATTATTACTGAATCTACCCTAAGTTTTTTGGGGTTAGGATTTCCCCCCGATGTGCCAACTTGGGGACAAATGCTCTTTCAAGCCAAAGATTATCTAACTTCTGCCCCACACATGGCATTATTTCCAGGGTTAGCGATTTTTTTGACGGTTTTGAGTATCAATTATCTCGGAGATGGGTTACGCGATGCGCTTGATCCCAAAACCTACAATTAG